A genome region from Arachis duranensis cultivar V14167 chromosome 6, aradu.V14167.gnm2.J7QH, whole genome shotgun sequence includes the following:
- the LOC107495491 gene encoding uncharacterized protein LOC107495491, giving the protein MEDIMKDTKFWTAQWTGDNDRNVFEIQRHSKKVGVHLGRHTCSCNLWQLTGIPCVHALTAIQKRCDRLEPYVHPWLKMDAFRATYEHVIRPVNLEEYWKKTGLLAPEPPTIKRPPGRPTKKKRKPDPVEDSPDATKGRRIFMVTCQKCGQTSHNAKTCKGPPRPKPPPKVKKNG; this is encoded by the exons ATGGAAGATATTATGAAGGATACTAAGTTCTGGACAGCCCAGTGGACTGGTGACAACGATCGTAATGTATTCGAAATCCAGAGACATTCAAAGAAAGTTGGTGTGCATCTTGGAAGGCACACTTGTAGTTGCAACTTGTGGCAACTAACAG GAATTCCATGTGTTCATGCGTTGACAGCTATACAAAAGAGGTGTGATAGGCTAGAACCTTATGTGCACCCTTGGCTCAAAATGGATGCATTTCGAGCCACGTATGAACATGTAATCAGACCAGTCAACTTAGAGGAGTATTGGAAAAAGACTGGTCTCTTGGCTCCAGAGCCACCCACCATTAAGAGACCTCCTGGGCGGCCaacgaagaaaaagagaaaacctGATCCTGTTGAGGATTCACCAGATGCAACAAAGGGAAGAAGGATATTCATGGTCACTTGCCAAAAATGTGGTCAGACTAGTCACAATGCAAAGACATGCAAGGGACCACCAAGGCCTAAACCACCCCCAAAGGTTAAGAAAAATGGATAG
- the LOC107495654 gene encoding protein EMBRYO DEFECTIVE 514 yields the protein MAEGPAPEPVDPSAAAVDMELEKDDNVADPNQKRPREDAQQQEEAKEDDVVAPKKQKVEAEEKSVEEQRLEKIDEPKGLEEAVKLGPKSFQSSSDMFNYFYKFLHLWPHHLNINKYEHLVLLELLKKGHAESDRKIGVGIRGFQVRNHPIYKSRCFFLIREDNTVEDFSFRKCVDHILPLPEEMQIKSNQNKALGGSGGGRPHRGGKGGRGRGGKGGKGGKWRQ from the exons ATGGCAGAAGGCCCCGCACCGGAACCCGTCGATCCCAGCGCCGCAGCTGTCGACATGGAGCTCGAGAAGGACGACAACGTCGCCGACCCGAACCAGAAGCGACCCAGAGAGGATGCCCAACAACAAGAGGAAGCGAAGGAGGACGACGTTGTCGCTCCGAAGAAGCAGAAGGTGGAGGCTGAGGAGAAGTCCGTAGAGGAACAACGCTTGGAGAAGATTGACGAACCCAAAGGATTAGAAGAAGCCGTGAAGTTGGGGCCCAAGAGCTTCCAGTCTTCCTCTGACATGTTCAATTACTTCTACAAATTCCTTCATCTTTGGCCTCACCATCTCAACATCAACAAG TATGAACATCTTGTGTTGTTGGAGTTGCTTAAGAAAGGGCATGCTGAGTCCGACAGGAAGATTGGTGTAGGGATCCGCGGCTTCCAAGTCCGCAATCATCCAATCTACAAGAGCAGGTGCTTCTTCCTCATCAGGGAGGACAACACTGTTGAAGATTTCAGCTTCCGGAAGTGCGTTGATCATATTCTTCCATTGCCAGAAGAGATGCAAATAAAATCTAATCAGAACAAAGCATTAGGCGGCAGTGGTGGAGGAAGGCCTCATCGCGGAGGAAAAGGTGGCAGAGGGAGAGGTGGAAAAGGAGGAAAAGGAGGAAAGTGGAGACAATAG
- the LOC107495577 gene encoding mitotic-spindle organizing protein 1B, which produces MDPEASRTARESLDLAFQMSNILDTGLDRHTLSVLIALCDLGVNPEALAALVKELRNEKPSLSSATARSSLS; this is translated from the coding sequence ATGGATCCGGAAGCTTCGCGAACTGCACGAGAATCTCTTGACCTGGCATTTCAAATGTCGAATATACTCGACACTGGCCTTGACCGTCACACTCTCTCTGTTCTTATTGCTCTCTGTGATCTTGGAGTTAACCCAGAAGCACTTGCTGCCCTTGTTAAAGAGCTGAGGAATGAAAAACCTTCCTTGTCTTCTGCAACAGCGAGGTCTTCTTTGTCGTAA
- the LOC107495575 gene encoding uncharacterized protein LOC107495575 isoform X2 produces the protein MKRAAVNSSQFCGSVKNSKLSNKYNGLLEDYLEIQKEYVSKKRKLKVKKQKRDILLEEVRFLRQRHRHLTKLHTAKVEQDHGPSADVNIHDVPVRTKESVAQHETNRRENVNEKKKLVTKAPRMIEKPPKKVKFIEEKSGKEKILWPDELALKL, from the exons ATGAAAAGGGCTGCTGTTAATTCCTCTCAATTTTGTGGTTCTGTGAAGAATTCCAAGTTGAGCAACAAATACAATGGTCTGTTGGAAGATTATTTAGAGATACAGAAG GAGTATGTTTCGAAGAAAAGGAAATTGAAAGTCAAAAAGCAGAAGCGAGATATTCTTTTGGAAGAAGTTAG GTTTTTGAGGCAACGGCATAGACATTTAACAAAGTTACACACTGCTAAGGTTGAACAAGATCATGGTCCTTCTGCTGATGTAAATATTCATGATGTGCCTGTTAGGACGAAGGAGAGTGTCGCTCAACATGAG ACAAACAGAAGGGAAAATGTCAATGagaaaaagaagcttgtgaCTAAAGCCCCAAGGATGATAGAGAAGCCACCTAAGAAAGTCAAATTCATTGAAGAGAAAAGTGGAAAGGAGAAAATCTTGTGGCCAGATGAGTTAGCTTTGAAGCTCTGA
- the LOC107495575 gene encoding uncharacterized protein LOC107495575 isoform X1, protein MKRAAVNSSQFCGSVKNSKLSNKYNGLLEDYLEIQKEYVSKKRKLKVKKQKRDILLEEVRFLRQRHRHLTKLHTAKVEQDHGPSADVNIHDVPVRTKESVAQHEKQRTTLMQTNRRENVNEKKKLVTKAPRMIEKPPKKVKFIEEKSGKEKILWPDELALKL, encoded by the exons ATGAAAAGGGCTGCTGTTAATTCCTCTCAATTTTGTGGTTCTGTGAAGAATTCCAAGTTGAGCAACAAATACAATGGTCTGTTGGAAGATTATTTAGAGATACAGAAG GAGTATGTTTCGAAGAAAAGGAAATTGAAAGTCAAAAAGCAGAAGCGAGATATTCTTTTGGAAGAAGTTAG GTTTTTGAGGCAACGGCATAGACATTTAACAAAGTTACACACTGCTAAGGTTGAACAAGATCATGGTCCTTCTGCTGATGTAAATATTCATGATGTGCCTGTTAGGACGAAGGAGAGTGTCGCTCAACATGAG AAACAAAGAACTACATTAATGCAGACAAACAGAAGGGAAAATGTCAATGagaaaaagaagcttgtgaCTAAAGCCCCAAGGATGATAGAGAAGCCACCTAAGAAAGTCAAATTCATTGAAGAGAAAAGTGGAAAGGAGAAAATCTTGTGGCCAGATGAGTTAGCTTTGAAGCTCTGA